A part of Aegilops tauschii subsp. strangulata cultivar AL8/78 chromosome 2, Aet v6.0, whole genome shotgun sequence genomic DNA contains:
- the LOC109744614 gene encoding protein ALP1-like isoform X2, which produces MAKSGARKEAAPVRSSATSPPQQHIPGAPASSCANRWPQQLFYPGAPTSSSASPSTPPYMRPMYTPAPEDLLSFGQFLPMHNYNFQPPQVQHPVQGHQNMDTNQPADGSDDEAEASIIDPSSLYTLDHYLVQMDMLDSFAKEIAIEVKESLDAQGRSSRSGPRIYVNRPREEAAEQLVRDYFCDDPTYKKKVFRRRFRMRRPLFERIIHALGEWSPEFTQRKDALDRDGLSPLQKCTSAIRQLAYGTPADALDEYLKIAECTSIKCLKLFVKGVIHIFGDEYMRKPNVNDVQRLLDIGESRGFPGMLGSLDCMHWRWDKCPMEWKGQFTSGYKGVPTLILEAVASQDLWIWHAFFGVAGSNNDINVLNQSTLFLEQLKGQAPRVNYNVNEKEYQLGYYLVDGIYPEWAAFVKSIPMAQTEKQRLFAKHQEGARKDVERAFGVLQARWSILLRPARLYDRGDLHHIMLACIILHNMIVEDEKEEAGNMLDLNEEAGSSIVFPSVFTHGGMPIFAEVLQRDARIRNRPMHKALKNDLIEHIWRKFGRR; this is translated from the exons ATGGCCAAGTCTGGTGCCCGTAAGGAGGCGGCACCAGTCCGGTCATCGGCGACCTCTCCGCCGCAGCAGCACATCCCCGGCGCCCCGGCAAGCTCGTGCGCCAACCGCTGGCCACAGCAACTCTTCTACCCCGGCGCTCCGACGAGCTCGTCCGCCAGCCCCTCGACACCACCGTACAT GAGGCCAATGTACACCCCTGCACCTGAAGACTTGCTAAGTTTTGGACAATTCCTTCCAATGCATAATTATAATTTTCAACCTCCGCAAGTGCAGCATCCTGTACAAGGGCACCAAAATATGGATACCAATCAACCGGCTGATGGTTCCGATGATGAAGCTGAAGCAAGTATCATTGATCCTTCCTCCCTCTACACACTAGATCACTACCTTGTCCAGATGGACATGTTAGACTCATTCGCCAAGGAGATCGCAATAGAAGTGAAGGAAAGCCTTGACGCTCAAGGAAGATCAAGCAGAAGTGGTCCGAGGATTTACGTGAACAGGCCACGTGAAGAAGCTGCTGAGCAATTGGTACGCGACTATTTCTGTGATGATCCTACCTACAAGAAGAAGGTATTTCGTAGAAGATTTCGGATGAGAAGGCCCCTTTTTGAGCGTATCATACATGCACTAGGAGAGTGGTCTCCAGAGTTCACGCAAAGGAAAGATGCTCTTGACCGTGATGGGCTATCTCCATTGCAGAAATGCACATCAGCTATTCGCCAATTGGCATATGGTACTCCCGCTGACGCTCTCGATGAGTACCTGAAGATTGCCGAGTGCACATCAATTAAGTGCTTAAAGCTGTTCGTCAAAGGCGTGATTCATATATTTGGTGATGAGTATATGCGAAAACCCAATGTCAACGATGTGCAGCGCTTACTTGATATTGGAGAGAGTCGTGGGTTTCCTGGCATGTTAGGAAGCCTCGACTGTATGCACTGGCGTTGGGACAAATGTCCCATGGAGTGGAAGGGACAATTCACCAGTGGGTATAAAGGCGTCCCTACTCTTATTCTAGAGGCGGTTGCTTCTCAGGATCTTTGGATATGGCATGCATTTTTTGGTGTTGCTGGATCcaacaatgacatcaacgtgcttaATCAGTCAACGTTGTTCCTTGAGCAACTGAAAGGGCAAGCTCCTCGAGTGAACTATAATGTCAACGAGAAGGAATATCAACTTGGTTATTACCTTGTAGATGGAATATACCCAGAGTGGGCAGCATTCGTGAAGTCGATACCGATGGCTCAAACAGAAAAACAGAGGTTGTTTGCTAAACATCAAGAAGGTGCAAGGAAGGATGTGGAACgtgcatttggtgtgctccaggCGCGATGGTCTATTTTACTGCGCCCGGCACGTTTATATGACCGGGGCGATCTCCATCATATTATGTTAGCCTGCATCATTCTACACAACATGATAGTTGAGGATGAAAAAGAAGAGGCGGGGAATATGCTTGATTTGAATGAGGAAGCAGGCTCATCAATTGTTTTCCCATCAGTATTTACTCATGGTGGCATGCCAATATTTGCCGAGGTACTTCAAAGAGATGCTAGAATTCGTAATCGTCCGATGCATAAGGCTCTAAAAAATGATTTGATTGAGCATATATGGAGAAAGTTTGGGCGACGATAG
- the LOC109744614 gene encoding protein ALP1-like isoform X1: MAKSGARKEAAPVRSSATSPPQQHIPGAPASSCANRWPQQLFYPGAPTSSSASPSTPPYMYVPLMESSAANPTWRPMYTPAPEDLLSFGQFLPMHNYNFQPPQVQHPVQGHQNMDTNQPADGSDDEAEASIIDPSSLYTLDHYLVQMDMLDSFAKEIAIEVKESLDAQGRSSRSGPRIYVNRPREEAAEQLVRDYFCDDPTYKKKVFRRRFRMRRPLFERIIHALGEWSPEFTQRKDALDRDGLSPLQKCTSAIRQLAYGTPADALDEYLKIAECTSIKCLKLFVKGVIHIFGDEYMRKPNVNDVQRLLDIGESRGFPGMLGSLDCMHWRWDKCPMEWKGQFTSGYKGVPTLILEAVASQDLWIWHAFFGVAGSNNDINVLNQSTLFLEQLKGQAPRVNYNVNEKEYQLGYYLVDGIYPEWAAFVKSIPMAQTEKQRLFAKHQEGARKDVERAFGVLQARWSILLRPARLYDRGDLHHIMLACIILHNMIVEDEKEEAGNMLDLNEEAGSSIVFPSVFTHGGMPIFAEVLQRDARIRNRPMHKALKNDLIEHIWRKFGRR, encoded by the exons ATGGCCAAGTCTGGTGCCCGTAAGGAGGCGGCACCAGTCCGGTCATCGGCGACCTCTCCGCCGCAGCAGCACATCCCCGGCGCCCCGGCAAGCTCGTGCGCCAACCGCTGGCCACAGCAACTCTTCTACCCCGGCGCTCCGACGAGCTCGTCCGCCAGCCCCTCGACACCACCGTACATGTACGTCCCTCTCATGGAATCCTCTGCTGCAAACCCTACGTG GAGGCCAATGTACACCCCTGCACCTGAAGACTTGCTAAGTTTTGGACAATTCCTTCCAATGCATAATTATAATTTTCAACCTCCGCAAGTGCAGCATCCTGTACAAGGGCACCAAAATATGGATACCAATCAACCGGCTGATGGTTCCGATGATGAAGCTGAAGCAAGTATCATTGATCCTTCCTCCCTCTACACACTAGATCACTACCTTGTCCAGATGGACATGTTAGACTCATTCGCCAAGGAGATCGCAATAGAAGTGAAGGAAAGCCTTGACGCTCAAGGAAGATCAAGCAGAAGTGGTCCGAGGATTTACGTGAACAGGCCACGTGAAGAAGCTGCTGAGCAATTGGTACGCGACTATTTCTGTGATGATCCTACCTACAAGAAGAAGGTATTTCGTAGAAGATTTCGGATGAGAAGGCCCCTTTTTGAGCGTATCATACATGCACTAGGAGAGTGGTCTCCAGAGTTCACGCAAAGGAAAGATGCTCTTGACCGTGATGGGCTATCTCCATTGCAGAAATGCACATCAGCTATTCGCCAATTGGCATATGGTACTCCCGCTGACGCTCTCGATGAGTACCTGAAGATTGCCGAGTGCACATCAATTAAGTGCTTAAAGCTGTTCGTCAAAGGCGTGATTCATATATTTGGTGATGAGTATATGCGAAAACCCAATGTCAACGATGTGCAGCGCTTACTTGATATTGGAGAGAGTCGTGGGTTTCCTGGCATGTTAGGAAGCCTCGACTGTATGCACTGGCGTTGGGACAAATGTCCCATGGAGTGGAAGGGACAATTCACCAGTGGGTATAAAGGCGTCCCTACTCTTATTCTAGAGGCGGTTGCTTCTCAGGATCTTTGGATATGGCATGCATTTTTTGGTGTTGCTGGATCcaacaatgacatcaacgtgcttaATCAGTCAACGTTGTTCCTTGAGCAACTGAAAGGGCAAGCTCCTCGAGTGAACTATAATGTCAACGAGAAGGAATATCAACTTGGTTATTACCTTGTAGATGGAATATACCCAGAGTGGGCAGCATTCGTGAAGTCGATACCGATGGCTCAAACAGAAAAACAGAGGTTGTTTGCTAAACATCAAGAAGGTGCAAGGAAGGATGTGGAACgtgcatttggtgtgctccaggCGCGATGGTCTATTTTACTGCGCCCGGCACGTTTATATGACCGGGGCGATCTCCATCATATTATGTTAGCCTGCATCATTCTACACAACATGATAGTTGAGGATGAAAAAGAAGAGGCGGGGAATATGCTTGATTTGAATGAGGAAGCAGGCTCATCAATTGTTTTCCCATCAGTATTTACTCATGGTGGCATGCCAATATTTGCCGAGGTACTTCAAAGAGATGCTAGAATTCGTAATCGTCCGATGCATAAGGCTCTAAAAAATGATTTGATTGAGCATATATGGAGAAAGTTTGGGCGACGATAG
- the LOC109744614 gene encoding protein ALP1-like isoform X3 → MDTNQPADGSDDEAEASIIDPSSLYTLDHYLVQMDMLDSFAKEIAIEVKESLDAQGRSSRSGPRIYVNRPREEAAEQLVRDYFCDDPTYKKKVFRRRFRMRRPLFERIIHALGEWSPEFTQRKDALDRDGLSPLQKCTSAIRQLAYGTPADALDEYLKIAECTSIKCLKLFVKGVIHIFGDEYMRKPNVNDVQRLLDIGESRGFPGMLGSLDCMHWRWDKCPMEWKGQFTSGYKGVPTLILEAVASQDLWIWHAFFGVAGSNNDINVLNQSTLFLEQLKGQAPRVNYNVNEKEYQLGYYLVDGIYPEWAAFVKSIPMAQTEKQRLFAKHQEGARKDVERAFGVLQARWSILLRPARLYDRGDLHHIMLACIILHNMIVEDEKEEAGNMLDLNEEAGSSIVFPSVFTHGGMPIFAEVLQRDARIRNRPMHKALKNDLIEHIWRKFGRR, encoded by the coding sequence ATGGATACCAATCAACCGGCTGATGGTTCCGATGATGAAGCTGAAGCAAGTATCATTGATCCTTCCTCCCTCTACACACTAGATCACTACCTTGTCCAGATGGACATGTTAGACTCATTCGCCAAGGAGATCGCAATAGAAGTGAAGGAAAGCCTTGACGCTCAAGGAAGATCAAGCAGAAGTGGTCCGAGGATTTACGTGAACAGGCCACGTGAAGAAGCTGCTGAGCAATTGGTACGCGACTATTTCTGTGATGATCCTACCTACAAGAAGAAGGTATTTCGTAGAAGATTTCGGATGAGAAGGCCCCTTTTTGAGCGTATCATACATGCACTAGGAGAGTGGTCTCCAGAGTTCACGCAAAGGAAAGATGCTCTTGACCGTGATGGGCTATCTCCATTGCAGAAATGCACATCAGCTATTCGCCAATTGGCATATGGTACTCCCGCTGACGCTCTCGATGAGTACCTGAAGATTGCCGAGTGCACATCAATTAAGTGCTTAAAGCTGTTCGTCAAAGGCGTGATTCATATATTTGGTGATGAGTATATGCGAAAACCCAATGTCAACGATGTGCAGCGCTTACTTGATATTGGAGAGAGTCGTGGGTTTCCTGGCATGTTAGGAAGCCTCGACTGTATGCACTGGCGTTGGGACAAATGTCCCATGGAGTGGAAGGGACAATTCACCAGTGGGTATAAAGGCGTCCCTACTCTTATTCTAGAGGCGGTTGCTTCTCAGGATCTTTGGATATGGCATGCATTTTTTGGTGTTGCTGGATCcaacaatgacatcaacgtgcttaATCAGTCAACGTTGTTCCTTGAGCAACTGAAAGGGCAAGCTCCTCGAGTGAACTATAATGTCAACGAGAAGGAATATCAACTTGGTTATTACCTTGTAGATGGAATATACCCAGAGTGGGCAGCATTCGTGAAGTCGATACCGATGGCTCAAACAGAAAAACAGAGGTTGTTTGCTAAACATCAAGAAGGTGCAAGGAAGGATGTGGAACgtgcatttggtgtgctccaggCGCGATGGTCTATTTTACTGCGCCCGGCACGTTTATATGACCGGGGCGATCTCCATCATATTATGTTAGCCTGCATCATTCTACACAACATGATAGTTGAGGATGAAAAAGAAGAGGCGGGGAATATGCTTGATTTGAATGAGGAAGCAGGCTCATCAATTGTTTTCCCATCAGTATTTACTCATGGTGGCATGCCAATATTTGCCGAGGTACTTCAAAGAGATGCTAGAATTCGTAATCGTCCGATGCATAAGGCTCTAAAAAATGATTTGATTGAGCATATATGGAGAAAGTTTGGGCGACGATAG